The genomic DNA AACGCTGGGCTATATCTGCCAGGGCCTGTCCAACAAGGCCATCGCCCGCAAGATGGGCGTGTCCGACAACACGATCAAGGAATACAGCGGCGACCTGCTGGAGAAATTCGGCGTGCGGCGCCGTACCGAATTGATCGTGGAGATGGCGCGCCGCGGCCTGGTTATTCCACGCAATTGACCCGTTGCCGCTCGGCCGCAAGCCGGGCGATCGCCTGCTTCAGGCGCTCGGGCTGGACGGGCTTCGACAGCACTTCGTCCACCGATGCGCCCAAGGCCTGGCGCGCCACCTCGGCCTCGCCGCTGACGACCAGCACCGGCGGCACCAGCTCGCCGCGCGCGACCGCCGGCAGCACGATGTCGAGCACGTCGCGCGCGGTCGCGCCGTTCGGCAGGCGGTAGTCCGTGATGATCAAATCCGGCATGCGCTCCAGCTCCTGCGCCAGCGCGCGCAGCGACGGCAGGTCGCTGGCCGTGTCCACCAGCATGCCCCATTGCGTGAACAACGCTTCCATCGCGGCCAGCACGATGCGGTCGTCCTCCACCAGCACGACGTAGCGGCCGGCCACGTCGCTGGCGTCATCCGGCTCGTCCTTGCTGGTGCTTGCTTCCGACGCCGTGCCATTCGGGACGTCGAGCGAGAAGTGGGTGCCGCGCCCGACTTCCGAGGTGAATTCCAGCCGGTGCTCGGGCAGCAGCGAAATCATCGCGTTGACGATCGATAGGCCCAGGCCCAGGCCTTTTTCGCGGTCGCGCTCCGGATTGTCGAGCTGGACGAACGGCTCGAACACGCGTTGCCATTGCTGCGGCGGGATGCCGATGCCGTTATCGACCACGTCCAGGCGCACGCGCGTGTGCAGGCCGACGGCGCCGACCAGCACGAGGGCGGGGTGGCCGGGCTCGCGGCGTGCGTACTTGATGCCGTTGCTGACCAGGTTTTTCAGGATGCGGCACAACATCTGGCGGTCGCTGTGCACGATGGCGGCGCGCCGCGTGCGGCGCCGGCAGCGCAGCTCGACGCCGCGGCTGGCCGCATAGGGCGTCAGGTCGGCCACTACCTCGCGCAGCACGTCCGCCACGTCGAAGTCGCACAGCGTCGGCGTCACCACGCCCGCTTCCAGCCGGGACAGGTCCAGCACGCCGTTGAACGTGGTCGACATCGCACGGGCCGAGCGGCTGGCCAGATCCGACAGCCGGCCCGCCTCGGCGTTGTCGTTGCGCGCCAGTGCCTGGCCCATCGCCTCCAGTGCCAGGCCCAGGCCGAACATCGGCTGGCGCAGGTCGTGCGCGGCGGACGCCAGGAAGCGTGCGTTCTCATGACTGGCGCGCAGTGCCTGGTTGCGCTGCTCTTCCTTCAGCTGGATCAGCGCGTTGGCCTTGATCTGGTTGGCTTCCTTTTCCGCTGCCAGTTGCGCCGCATGCTGCTGCAAGGCGGTGTTGGCCGACCGCAGTTCCCGCGCCTGCAGGAACTGGCTGCGTGCCGTGTGCTCGAGCTTGATGCAGATGCCGACGCCAATGGCGGCCGCGTTCACGAAGAAGAACATCGCCCGGCCGAATTCTTCCGGCGCCATCAGCGAGTAGGGGGTCCAGGCCGGCGCGGCATACTGCAGCGTGACGACAACGACGCCCAGCAGCAGGGTCGAATACAGCACCGGGCGCGCGCGCAGGTGCAGGAAACCGTACTGGTACATCATGACGAGGTAGATCGACATGAAGTAGTCGGTAAACGAGATCGTGTCGGGCGTGATGAGGCAGATGGCCAGCATGCCGGCCGACGTGATGCCGACGCCGGCAAACATCGTCGCGTGCGCGCGGCGGTCGTCGCGGAACGAAGGGCGCAAGGTGATGATGAACAAGGTCGTCAGGCCCACGCTGACGACGAGCCGGCAGGCCAGCACGGTTAGCAGCGGAAAGCCGGCGTCCGCGACGTAATGGCCGTAGTCCCACCCGGCCAGCGCGACGATCATCAACAGGGCCAGCAGCGCGGCGGCACGACGGAACGGTGCGAAGCGCCGCCCGTGGTCGCGCAGGAATTCCGTTTCCAACTGCGGCGCGGCAAACGGCAGCGGCAGTGCGAAGGTGTCGGCCAGGCTGCGCAACGCGCGGCGGCAGCGCCAGTGCAGGGCATGCCAGGCGGGCCTTGCGCGCTTATTGCTTGCTGGGTCCGACACGAGCATGTCCTTCCTCCCTTGGGGCCGCGCCCAGCGATGACGATAGCATAATGATCACGATCAGCGGTTGCGGCGATGCGACGGGCATCAGGCTTGCACCAGCAGCGGATAGGTCACCAGCAGGAAGCGCAGCGCGTTGACCAGGAAATGCGTCAGGATGGCCGCTTCGATGCGGCCGCTGCGCCATGCCGCCAGGCCGTAGCCGATCCCGGCCAGCGTGGCCAGCACGATCATCGCCACGCCGCCGCCCGCGTGCGCGATACCGAACAGCACGGACGCAACGCCGATCGCGACGGCCGGACCATGGCGCTTGCCGGCCAGTGCGTGCAGCAGCCCGCCCTGGACCACGCCGCGGAAGAATGCTTCCTCGGCCACGCACGTGAACAGCAGGTTCGTCACGAGGAACAGCGGCGTGAACGGCGGCAGCTTCGGATCGAGCGCGACGGTGCCGCTCAGGAGCGCGCCCGCCAACACGACGACGGGCGTGGCCAACACGATGGGCCATGCCGGCCGCAGCGCGCACCAGTCGGCACGCCGCCGGCCCGGCGCGCAGAAGTACGCGCACAGCAGGATGCCGACGGCGGCCTT from Pseudoduganella armeniaca includes the following:
- a CDS encoding hybrid sensor histidine kinase/response regulator gives rise to the protein MSDPASNKRARPAWHALHWRCRRALRSLADTFALPLPFAAPQLETEFLRDHGRRFAPFRRAAALLALLMIVALAGWDYGHYVADAGFPLLTVLACRLVVSVGLTTLFIITLRPSFRDDRRAHATMFAGVGITSAGMLAICLITPDTISFTDYFMSIYLVMMYQYGFLHLRARPVLYSTLLLGVVVVTLQYAAPAWTPYSLMAPEEFGRAMFFFVNAAAIGVGICIKLEHTARSQFLQARELRSANTALQQHAAQLAAEKEANQIKANALIQLKEEQRNQALRASHENARFLASAAHDLRQPMFGLGLALEAMGQALARNDNAEAGRLSDLASRSARAMSTTFNGVLDLSRLEAGVVTPTLCDFDVADVLREVVADLTPYAASRGVELRCRRRTRRAAIVHSDRQMLCRILKNLVSNGIKYARREPGHPALVLVGAVGLHTRVRLDVVDNGIGIPPQQWQRVFEPFVQLDNPERDREKGLGLGLSIVNAMISLLPEHRLEFTSEVGRGTHFSLDVPNGTASEASTSKDEPDDASDVAGRYVVLVEDDRIVLAAMEALFTQWGMLVDTASDLPSLRALAQELERMPDLIITDYRLPNGATARDVLDIVLPAVARGELVPPVLVVSGEAEVARQALGASVDEVLSKPVQPERLKQAIARLAAERQRVNCVE
- a CDS encoding CPBP family intramembrane glutamic endopeptidase, whose product is MGGLTGSIAAVYWLLALSVVSLWWPPLGGRVPAWPVLLAATIAVACGAGFVAPTGVAALLMLAAFCHVRQRSGSTVARALLLTAIIVLALALALHKVPGFANPLLLQGVQVSPGAAPVTQYLNVDKAAVGILLCAYFCAPGRRRADWCALRPAWPIVLATPVVVLAGALLSGTVALDPKLPPFTPLFLVTNLLFTCVAEEAFFRGVVQGGLLHALAGKRHGPAVAIGVASVLFGIAHAGGGVAMIVLATLAGIGYGLAAWRSGRIEAAILTHFLVNALRFLLVTYPLLVQA